In Alteromonas sp. V450, the following proteins share a genomic window:
- the prc gene encoding carboxy terminal-processing peptidase translates to MRDILRISIASAFLTVGVGAGAVTSTPEVDELPILEQESQHSVAAKRVSALFTRAHYKEISLDDALSARVYQRFIESLDHNKQVLLLSDVVGFEKYRHLFDEALNRGNLSIAYDMYNVSAKRRIERYEYALSLLEQGPFDFEKENDKFFYDREDADWPQNKAELDEIWRQRVKYDALNLVLADKSWEKTKELLTKRYQRAIKRTKQAKSEDVFQSAMNAFARTIEAHTSYLSPRNADRFQMEMNLSFEGIGAVLQSEDDYTVIKSVVPGGPADESGAIKPEDKIVGVAQDDEEFVDVIGWRLDEVVELIKGPKGSTVRLQVEKGATDAKTTSVVSLTRDKIKLEDRAAKSEVYTPDTGPHAGEPLGVITIPSFYNNLSMDVAKEIESLKAQNVKGVIVDLRGNGGGSLTEATLLTGLFIEKGPVVQIRYGQTKVSVNRDTDGEVAYDGPLTVLVDRYSASASEIFAAAMQDYNRALIVGEQTFGKGTVQQHRGLGKIYDLYDNPLGSVQFTIAKFYRINGGSTQHKGVIPDILYPSAVEPAEWGESQAENALPWDSINRANYTTFADGAAALDVLTAKHNKRILSNPEFEYIYDDIKEYKENKDKNFISLVKSVREAEKKEAEEKSLARANERLQRIGLEPIASLDDMPDDMEELDPFLDEAANITFDMIETGRYAITRN, encoded by the coding sequence ATGAGAGACATCCTTCGAATTTCTATCGCTAGTGCTTTCCTTACCGTTGGTGTAGGGGCGGGCGCAGTTACGTCAACACCTGAAGTAGACGAACTTCCTATATTGGAACAAGAATCTCAGCACAGTGTTGCCGCTAAGCGAGTAAGTGCACTATTTACACGGGCGCACTACAAGGAAATATCGTTGGATGATGCGCTCTCTGCTCGCGTTTATCAGCGTTTTATAGAGTCTCTTGATCATAACAAGCAAGTGTTGTTGTTGTCAGACGTTGTCGGTTTCGAAAAATACCGGCATCTGTTTGACGAGGCGTTGAACAGAGGCAACCTTTCGATTGCTTATGATATGTACAACGTGAGCGCAAAACGCAGAATTGAGCGTTACGAGTATGCCTTGTCGCTACTTGAACAAGGCCCATTCGATTTTGAAAAAGAAAACGACAAATTTTTCTATGACAGAGAAGACGCAGATTGGCCTCAAAATAAGGCTGAACTTGATGAAATCTGGCGCCAACGAGTTAAGTACGATGCGCTAAACTTGGTATTAGCAGATAAATCATGGGAAAAAACAAAAGAGCTGCTTACTAAACGTTACCAGAGAGCGATAAAGCGCACCAAACAAGCAAAGAGTGAAGATGTTTTTCAATCTGCGATGAACGCTTTCGCTCGCACAATTGAAGCACATACAAGCTATTTGTCGCCTCGAAATGCCGACCGTTTCCAAATGGAAATGAACTTATCGTTTGAAGGTATTGGTGCGGTATTGCAAAGCGAGGACGATTACACTGTCATTAAAAGTGTTGTTCCAGGCGGCCCAGCTGACGAATCTGGTGCAATAAAACCCGAAGACAAAATAGTGGGTGTGGCACAAGACGATGAAGAATTCGTCGACGTAATTGGATGGCGGCTTGACGAAGTCGTTGAATTAATTAAGGGGCCGAAGGGAAGTACCGTCAGGCTTCAAGTTGAAAAAGGTGCAACAGACGCAAAAACAACGTCTGTAGTAAGCCTCACGCGAGATAAGATAAAACTAGAAGATCGTGCAGCAAAGTCTGAAGTTTACACGCCAGATACTGGCCCGCATGCCGGTGAACCCCTTGGTGTTATTACTATTCCAAGCTTTTACAACAACCTTAGCATGGACGTTGCGAAAGAAATTGAGAGTCTAAAAGCGCAAAATGTAAAAGGGGTGATTGTTGATTTACGAGGCAATGGCGGTGGTTCATTAACCGAGGCAACATTGTTAACGGGTTTATTCATTGAAAAAGGCCCGGTTGTTCAAATCCGCTATGGTCAAACCAAAGTCAGTGTGAATCGCGATACCGACGGCGAAGTAGCGTATGATGGTCCACTTACAGTATTAGTCGACCGTTACAGTGCTTCTGCATCAGAAATATTTGCGGCCGCTATGCAAGACTACAATCGCGCCTTGATCGTTGGTGAGCAAACTTTTGGTAAAGGAACAGTTCAACAGCACCGTGGTTTAGGTAAAATTTACGACCTTTACGACAACCCATTAGGAAGTGTGCAGTTCACTATCGCTAAATTTTATCGAATTAACGGCGGTAGTACACAACACAAGGGTGTTATTCCTGATATTCTGTATCCGTCTGCGGTGGAACCAGCAGAGTGGGGAGAGTCACAAGCAGAAAATGCGTTACCCTGGGATAGTATTAATCGCGCTAATTACACAACGTTTGCTGATGGTGCTGCTGCGTTAGACGTGCTCACTGCGAAACACAACAAGCGCATTCTTTCTAATCCAGAGTTTGAGTATATTTACGACGATATAAAAGAATATAAGGAAAACAAAGATAAGAATTTTATCTCATTAGTTAAGTCTGTTCGAGAAGCCGAGAAAAAAGAGGCGGAAGAGAAGTCGCTTGCTCGCGCTAACGAACGTCTGCAGCGAATTGGTCTAGAGCCCATTGCATCTTTAGATGATATGCCAGACGATATGGAAGAATTGGATCCATTTTTAGATGAGGCCGCAAACATAACATTCGATATGATTGAGACAGGCCGATACGCGATTACAAGAAACTAA
- a CDS encoding sodium-dependent transporter has translation MAIRGEFSSRIGFVLAAAGSAVGLGNIWGFPTKVASNGGAAFVLVYLLLAFVLAYPVLMAELIIGRSSRSNMVDALGKISGNFVGRATGLWGCITVSLILAFYAIVGGWMLVYFSDAAVSMFGMQQASEWLLTSSVTRNVIFCFIFMSLTAFIVVGGVKSGIEKWSVRLMPTLVVLILALIVYVSLQPGAIEGWSAYLVPDFSRVLDPDLLINAMGQAFFSMSLGVGTMLVYGSYLSKKENLPSIGASVALVDIGVAVIAGMLIIPAMYVALNNGVEIFTPEGALIQGDTLIFKVLPALFDTIGTVGLFVAFTFFALMAIAAVTSSISMLEVPVAFMVESKGLQRKKAVLLMAAVIFALSCIIILNFETLFGLVISLTTEYSQPLLGLALCIFAGWVWRRDAILDELKQGDQFAEHSIFWKIWPWYVRFVCPLIIGLMFYRSVF, from the coding sequence ATGGCTATCAGAGGCGAGTTTTCCTCTCGAATAGGGTTTGTTCTTGCCGCGGCAGGCTCAGCAGTAGGGCTTGGAAATATTTGGGGGTTTCCTACTAAGGTAGCAAGTAATGGCGGCGCTGCTTTTGTTCTCGTTTACTTGCTACTCGCTTTTGTACTCGCATACCCTGTGCTAATGGCCGAGTTAATTATAGGTCGTAGTTCGCGCTCGAATATGGTTGACGCCTTAGGAAAGATATCGGGTAACTTTGTGGGACGAGCGACGGGCCTTTGGGGTTGTATTACCGTATCACTCATACTGGCTTTTTACGCCATTGTCGGGGGGTGGATGCTTGTTTATTTTTCTGATGCTGCGGTGAGCATGTTTGGCATGCAGCAAGCAAGCGAGTGGCTTCTTACATCCTCGGTTACGCGTAACGTTATTTTTTGTTTTATATTCATGAGCTTAACGGCTTTCATTGTTGTAGGTGGTGTTAAGTCAGGCATTGAAAAGTGGTCTGTACGACTTATGCCTACACTAGTTGTTCTAATTCTCGCGCTCATAGTCTATGTAAGCTTACAGCCAGGAGCTATAGAAGGCTGGTCAGCCTATCTAGTGCCAGATTTTTCAAGAGTGCTAGACCCAGATTTGTTAATTAACGCTATGGGGCAAGCTTTCTTCTCAATGTCTTTGGGCGTAGGCACCATGTTGGTCTATGGCTCTTATTTAAGTAAAAAAGAGAACCTTCCAAGTATTGGTGCATCTGTTGCACTCGTTGACATAGGGGTAGCAGTCATCGCCGGAATGCTGATCATCCCCGCTATGTATGTTGCGTTAAATAACGGTGTCGAAATATTCACACCCGAAGGGGCGTTAATTCAAGGTGACACTCTCATCTTTAAAGTACTTCCCGCTTTATTCGATACCATCGGTACGGTTGGGCTTTTTGTAGCATTTACCTTTTTTGCGTTAATGGCTATTGCCGCTGTAACATCGTCAATTTCAATGTTAGAAGTTCCTGTTGCGTTTATGGTAGAGAGCAAAGGTCTTCAGCGTAAAAAAGCGGTGTTGCTTATGGCAGCCGTTATTTTTGCTTTAAGCTGTATCATTATTCTCAATTTCGAAACCTTGTTTGGTCTAGTGATTTCGTTAACCACTGAATACAGTCAGCCTCTTCTTGGATTAGCGCTTTGTATTTTTGCAGGTTGGGTATGGCGCAGGGACGCCATTTTAGACGAACTAAAGCAGGGTGATCAGTTTGCTGAGCACAGTATCTTTTGGAAAATTTGGCCATGGTACGTTCGTTTTGTGTGTCCGCTTATCATTGGACTGATGTTCTATCGCTCAGTGTTTTAG
- the nhaC gene encoding Na+/H+ antiporter NhaC has translation MTNKEIRTPSLLDAMLPILALVIMMGSAVYLFADNSSYGPNQIALLLAMGLAAIIGMKNGYSWKTIEKGIVDGISMSLGACLILLAVGSLIGTWMLAGTVPTLIYFGLELLNPSFFYAAACLICAVVAMSIGSSWTTAATVGVALMGVSAGMEMSAAITAGAVVSGAYFGDKISPLSETTNLAPAVAGTDLFEHIRYMLWTTIPSFVIALILFTVLGFSEVGEAKAQRIEQMQLLLNESFDLGWHLLIPLVVLLTLAIKKMPAFPAVFIGALLGGIWAVVFQWDVVTSMASSDDSVNVGALKVVWTALFDGVSFSTPDENLNSLLSRGGMSSMLNTIWLIICAMSFGAVLERVGLLKRAVSAILIGAKSAGDMVSRTILTCFGTNLVTADQYISIVMPGRMYKEEFKKRGLDQLNLSRSLEDGGTLTSPLIPWNTCGAYMHSVLLVNPFDYVFYAFFNVINPILAVVYAYLGIKILRITPPHVEVNSKGTV, from the coding sequence ATGACGAATAAAGAAATAAGAACGCCGTCACTTCTTGATGCAATGCTTCCTATTCTTGCACTAGTTATCATGATGGGAAGCGCAGTTTATTTGTTTGCCGATAATTCTTCATACGGGCCAAACCAAATTGCACTGCTTTTAGCCATGGGCTTAGCCGCAATCATTGGAATGAAAAACGGCTATAGCTGGAAAACTATTGAAAAAGGCATAGTAGACGGTATTTCAATGTCTCTTGGGGCATGCTTAATTTTATTAGCAGTGGGCTCTCTGATTGGAACATGGATGCTTGCTGGTACCGTGCCTACGCTTATCTATTTCGGTTTAGAGTTACTAAATCCATCGTTTTTCTATGCAGCCGCTTGCTTGATTTGTGCTGTTGTCGCTATGAGTATTGGTAGCTCTTGGACCACTGCCGCTACCGTGGGTGTAGCGTTAATGGGGGTCTCTGCAGGTATGGAAATGTCGGCAGCTATCACCGCCGGCGCAGTAGTTTCAGGTGCTTACTTTGGAGACAAAATATCGCCACTGTCAGAAACAACTAACTTGGCACCTGCCGTAGCAGGTACAGATTTATTTGAACACATTCGCTACATGCTTTGGACAACTATTCCAAGTTTTGTTATTGCGCTTATTTTATTTACGGTACTTGGCTTTAGTGAAGTAGGTGAAGCCAAGGCGCAGCGTATTGAACAGATGCAGCTTCTGTTAAATGAATCTTTTGACTTGGGTTGGCATTTACTTATTCCTCTTGTTGTTTTACTTACCCTAGCAATTAAAAAGATGCCTGCGTTTCCAGCGGTTTTTATCGGTGCTCTGTTAGGTGGCATTTGGGCAGTCGTATTCCAGTGGGATGTGGTTACTTCTATGGCAAGTAGTGACGACTCGGTGAATGTAGGCGCGTTGAAGGTTGTTTGGACTGCGCTATTCGATGGCGTAAGTTTTTCAACGCCCGACGAGAACTTAAATAGCTTACTATCTCGTGGCGGTATGTCATCAATGCTTAATACCATTTGGTTGATAATTTGTGCTATGTCATTTGGTGCGGTATTAGAACGTGTAGGCCTTTTAAAGCGTGCAGTTTCAGCCATATTGATTGGTGCAAAGTCTGCAGGTGATATGGTGAGTCGTACTATTCTGACTTGTTTTGGTACTAACCTTGTTACTGCTGATCAGTATATTTCAATCGTGATGCCAGGCCGCATGTACAAGGAAGAGTTCAAAAAGCGTGGTTTAGACCAATTGAATCTTTCTCGCAGCCTTGAGGACGGCGGTACACTTACGTCTCCACTTATTCCTTGGAACACCTGTGGTGCTTACATGCACAGTGTTTTATTAGTTAATCCATTTGATTATGTATTTTATGCATTCTTCAACGTAATCAACCCGATCCTTGCTGTTGTTTACGCGTACCTAGGTATTAAGATTTTACGTATTACACCACCACACGTTGAAGTAAACAGCAAAGGTACGGTTTAA
- the pepN gene encoding aminopeptidase N → MSVQAKRRADYQPPAFSIATVDLHITLHPTQTKVISTLAVTRNGSHSNPLVLDGDNLSLDSISINGTPLSDNEYTVTDSALEVVTERDEFVLEITNIIAPEQNKALEGLYLSGGAYCTQCEAEGFRRITYFMDRPDILSVYTVTVVADKSVPMLLANGNPVDRGEVNENTHFVKWHDPHPKPCYLFALVAGDFDLLTDSYTTTSGKVVALELYVDKGKKSQGVFALESLKRAMKWDEDVFGLEYDLDIYMIVAVDFFNMGAMENKGLNVFNSKFVLADQKSATDDDFFNVESVIAHEYFHNWTGNRVTCRDWFQLSLKEGLTVFRDQQFSADMTSALSNRIKHVRVMREHQFAEDASAMSHPIRPEEVIEMNNFYTVTVYDKGAEVIRMFHTLLGPEGFRRGMDEYFRRHDGQAVTCDDFISAMQSATDLDLNQFSRWYSQSGTPVISVAHSTDVGDNGTVKHSFTLSQHTPATSDQEEKLPLYIPVNIEIIDDEGNSYTDNESLIKEGMVILKDDAMRFTVEAKTTRLTPVVLGNFSAPAKVENPLGTYALLTIFKHAKDPFNRWDAMQTLYDRCVNQLEESPGSAISNEIWSGIKQAIAQEKNNLELLGECLVIPSFETLCQSRSNIKVSELSKARETFCDQFARALEKELLSIFNSIAQESYRYTQSAINQRRCKNVVLAHLARLPQHEHIVVSQFKAADNMTDTLGALRSAQHCCDSTFDNLMAQFEATWNHDPLVLDKWFALHATQNRDDIFATITMLCEHPQFAMSNPNRVRSVIGSFAFYNSEKFHAVDGSGYKFVTDYLLKLDAVNPQVAARIVTPLTQWQGYASEHQVHMKQQLGRLLNHKGLSKDLFEKVSKSLAYDKH, encoded by the coding sequence ATGTCAGTTCAAGCTAAACGCCGGGCGGATTATCAGCCGCCCGCTTTTTCAATAGCGACAGTTGACCTACACATAACGCTTCACCCAACGCAAACCAAAGTTATTAGCACGCTTGCCGTCACTCGAAACGGTTCGCATAGCAACCCTTTAGTACTTGATGGCGATAACTTATCGCTAGATTCCATTTCGATTAACGGTACGCCTTTATCTGATAATGAATACACGGTAACAGATAGCGCTTTAGAAGTGGTTACTGAACGTGATGAGTTCGTCTTAGAAATTACCAATATCATTGCCCCTGAACAGAACAAGGCGCTAGAAGGCTTATATTTGTCTGGCGGTGCCTATTGCACACAGTGTGAAGCTGAAGGATTTCGTCGCATTACCTACTTTATGGACCGCCCAGATATTTTATCGGTCTACACAGTGACGGTAGTAGCCGACAAATCAGTACCAATGCTTTTAGCCAATGGCAACCCAGTGGACAGGGGCGAAGTAAACGAGAATACTCATTTTGTTAAATGGCACGATCCGCATCCGAAACCTTGCTACCTTTTTGCTTTGGTTGCCGGTGACTTCGATTTACTTACCGATAGCTACACCACCACTAGCGGTAAAGTGGTTGCGCTAGAACTTTATGTTGATAAAGGCAAAAAGTCTCAAGGTGTCTTCGCATTAGAATCGCTCAAGCGGGCGATGAAGTGGGACGAAGATGTGTTCGGTTTAGAGTACGACTTAGATATTTACATGATTGTTGCTGTCGATTTCTTCAATATGGGAGCGATGGAAAACAAAGGCTTAAATGTGTTTAACAGTAAGTTTGTTTTAGCCGATCAGAAAAGTGCTACCGACGATGACTTTTTCAATGTGGAATCGGTTATTGCGCATGAATACTTTCACAATTGGACCGGTAACCGAGTTACTTGTCGAGATTGGTTCCAGCTAAGCCTTAAAGAGGGGCTTACGGTATTCAGAGACCAACAGTTTAGCGCTGATATGACGTCGGCGTTAAGTAATCGTATAAAGCACGTTCGTGTTATGCGAGAACACCAGTTTGCAGAAGATGCGAGTGCAATGAGTCATCCAATTCGTCCAGAAGAAGTCATCGAAATGAACAACTTCTACACGGTGACGGTTTATGACAAAGGCGCCGAAGTTATTCGTATGTTCCACACACTATTGGGGCCAGAGGGCTTCAGGCGTGGTATGGACGAGTACTTTAGAAGACACGACGGTCAGGCAGTCACCTGTGATGATTTCATTTCAGCCATGCAGTCTGCTACTGATTTAGACTTAAACCAGTTTAGCCGCTGGTATAGTCAGTCTGGTACGCCAGTAATTTCTGTCGCACACAGCACTGATGTCGGTGATAACGGTACTGTTAAGCATAGCTTCACATTATCACAGCATACGCCTGCAACCTCTGATCAGGAAGAAAAACTCCCTCTTTATATTCCTGTAAATATCGAGATTATCGATGATGAGGGTAATAGCTACACAGACAACGAGTCGCTTATTAAAGAAGGCATGGTCATTTTAAAAGATGACGCTATGCGTTTTACTGTAGAAGCCAAGACTACTCGCTTAACACCTGTAGTATTAGGCAACTTCTCAGCGCCAGCGAAAGTTGAAAACCCTTTGGGAACCTATGCGCTTCTTACCATATTTAAACATGCCAAAGACCCATTTAATCGCTGGGATGCAATGCAAACGCTGTATGACCGCTGCGTAAATCAATTAGAAGAATCACCTGGCTCAGCGATCAGCAATGAGATTTGGAGTGGTATTAAGCAAGCTATTGCCCAAGAGAAGAACAACCTTGAATTATTAGGTGAGTGTTTAGTTATTCCTTCGTTTGAGACCTTGTGCCAGAGCCGTAGCAATATAAAGGTTTCTGAACTTTCAAAAGCGAGGGAGACATTTTGCGACCAGTTCGCACGAGCCTTGGAGAAAGAGCTGTTGAGTATTTTTAACAGTATCGCACAAGAGTCATATAGGTATACGCAAAGTGCTATCAATCAACGACGCTGTAAAAATGTGGTTCTTGCACACTTAGCAAGGTTACCTCAGCATGAACATATTGTTGTTTCTCAATTTAAAGCTGCTGACAATATGACAGACACCTTGGGCGCACTTAGAAGCGCTCAGCACTGCTGCGACAGTACTTTCGATAACTTAATGGCTCAATTTGAAGCAACGTGGAATCATGATCCGCTCGTATTGGACAAGTGGTTCGCACTTCACGCTACGCAAAATAGGGACGACATCTTTGCAACGATCACTATGTTGTGTGAGCACCCGCAGTTTGCAATGAGTAACCCAAATCGCGTTCGCTCGGTTATTGGTAGTTTTGCTTTCTACAATAGTGAAAAATTCCATGCTGTAGATGGCAGCGGCTATAAGTTCGTCACCGATTACTTACTTAAACTTGATGCGGTTAATCCTCAAGTCGCAGCGCGCATTGTTACTCCGTTAACACAATGGCAGGGGTACGCAAGCGAACACCAGGTTCATATGAAACAGCAGCTCGGTCGGTTACTTAACCACAAAGGTCTTAGTAAAGATCTATTTGAGAAAGTAAGTAAAAGCCTTGCTTATGACAAGCATTAA
- a CDS encoding DUF2835 family protein, with protein MTSINPSDIVYFFSISVPYNQCEALYSPSVPHVVIMSESGISVQVPTNNLRRFVTAAGVKGRFRMVVSPNNKIKSFERLR; from the coding sequence ATGACAAGCATTAACCCATCTGACATTGTTTACTTTTTTAGTATTAGCGTGCCTTACAACCAATGTGAGGCACTTTACTCACCATCCGTACCCCACGTAGTCATAATGAGCGAGTCGGGTATCAGCGTACAGGTTCCAACCAACAATTTAAGGCGATTCGTTACTGCCGCTGGTGTTAAAGGTCGTTTCAGAATGGTTGTTTCGCCGAATAATAAAATCAAATCTTTCGAGCGTCTCCGCTAA
- a CDS encoding DUF1302 domain-containing protein, producing MKNGPSAFKISPIAAGVLSLLGAAAVPAHAANWQVGDVSISLDSTFTLATSIRTESRDYDLIGNSNHPQFDWSGYHAAFNPLYTSSDVWALADGGYSTNGDLGNLAHDPGDAFATQVSGTHELDVNFGDFGFFARGFWFYDFEQMDGDRPYSNPITGNQYDLCQDPEAEDLLCNDVRLYDAFFYGDWWVGDKPFTLRVGRQVISWGESTFIQHGINTINPVDVTRARAPGAELKEVFLPVGTVFASLGLTDTVSVSAYYQYEWRRSWLPVSGSYFAGNDFAGEGGQRQNIQLGFSGNPDIDLEHLLGALNGYGDLLRAGANPEQISQAYLAYPTKVAIRGFSDDAHNDADDQGQYGVRLTWFAEGLNETEFSFYHINYHSQRPLISGKTSDFTQAGIGADLAYIAGNEITRDNITDLGAFTQSEFYYPEDIKLYGMSFNTNIGTTALAGEFAYRVDEPLQIDDVELLYMGMPEQLANAGLRPDFAGISQLNNIDRAVGPGETAEGFIFSDTWQMQFTASHVFGPKFGSDNFVLLGEVGYVNIVDMPDPNVVRLNAPGTSRTPSLEPTASGNPRQGLHQALSDGPETNPFATDDAWGYRLLAVADYNSVFAGMNLRVRGTFSHDVDGTTPDPLFLFTEDVKSAALSFTFDYLSKWSATASYSAFWGGIGTTNALSDRDFISFNIKYAI from the coding sequence ATGAAAAACGGGCCTAGCGCTTTTAAGATATCACCTATTGCAGCAGGCGTTTTGTCGCTGTTAGGTGCTGCTGCTGTACCTGCTCATGCCGCAAACTGGCAAGTAGGCGATGTAAGCATTTCTTTAGATTCAACATTCACACTAGCAACAAGTATCCGTACTGAGTCGAGAGACTACGATCTTATCGGCAATAGTAACCACCCTCAGTTCGACTGGTCTGGCTACCATGCAGCATTCAATCCGCTATACACAAGCAGTGACGTATGGGCACTGGCCGATGGCGGTTATTCTACTAACGGTGACTTGGGCAATTTAGCGCACGATCCTGGCGATGCTTTTGCAACTCAAGTGTCGGGTACACACGAGCTTGACGTTAATTTTGGTGATTTTGGATTTTTCGCACGTGGTTTCTGGTTTTACGACTTCGAGCAAATGGACGGTGACCGCCCGTATTCAAACCCAATTACCGGCAACCAGTACGACTTATGTCAGGACCCTGAAGCAGAAGACTTATTGTGTAACGATGTTCGTTTGTATGATGCCTTCTTCTATGGCGATTGGTGGGTTGGTGACAAGCCATTCACACTTCGCGTAGGCCGTCAGGTAATTAGCTGGGGTGAGAGTACGTTTATTCAGCATGGCATAAACACCATTAACCCTGTAGATGTTACTCGTGCCCGTGCGCCAGGTGCAGAACTTAAAGAGGTATTTTTACCAGTAGGGACTGTATTTGCTTCATTAGGCCTAACCGACACTGTGAGTGTTTCTGCTTATTATCAATACGAATGGCGAAGAAGTTGGCTACCTGTTTCTGGCAGTTATTTTGCTGGTAATGACTTTGCGGGTGAGGGTGGTCAGCGTCAGAACATCCAGCTTGGCTTTAGCGGTAATCCAGACATTGATTTAGAGCATTTACTAGGGGCACTAAATGGTTACGGAGATTTGTTACGCGCTGGCGCGAACCCAGAACAAATTTCCCAAGCTTATTTGGCATATCCGACCAAGGTTGCTATTCGAGGTTTCTCTGACGATGCACACAACGATGCCGACGATCAGGGGCAATATGGTGTTCGTCTGACATGGTTTGCTGAAGGCCTAAACGAAACTGAGTTTAGTTTCTATCACATCAACTATCATAGCCAACGCCCATTGATTTCGGGTAAAACCTCTGATTTCACTCAGGCAGGTATAGGCGCAGACTTAGCTTACATTGCTGGAAATGAAATAACGCGAGATAACATCACCGACCTAGGTGCATTCACGCAGTCTGAGTTTTACTACCCAGAAGATATTAAATTATACGGCATGAGCTTTAATACCAATATTGGCACTACCGCGCTTGCTGGTGAATTTGCTTACCGCGTAGATGAACCACTACAAATAGACGATGTTGAGCTGCTTTATATGGGTATGCCAGAGCAGCTAGCTAATGCAGGACTGCGTCCTGACTTTGCAGGAATCTCACAGCTAAACAATATTGACCGAGCAGTAGGCCCCGGTGAGACAGCGGAAGGTTTCATCTTCTCTGACACATGGCAAATGCAGTTTACCGCGTCGCACGTGTTTGGTCCTAAATTCGGTTCAGATAACTTCGTGTTGTTAGGTGAAGTTGGCTATGTGAACATTGTAGACATGCCTGATCCAAACGTTGTGCGTTTGAACGCGCCAGGTACTTCAAGAACACCGTCTTTAGAACCTACAGCGAGTGGCAACCCTCGTCAGGGTTTACACCAAGCTCTATCTGATGGGCCAGAAACTAACCCATTCGCAACCGACGATGCGTGGGGTTATCGACTGCTTGCCGTTGCTGATTACAACTCTGTATTTGCCGGTATGAACCTTCGCGTCCGTGGTACGTTTTCTCACGACGTTGACGGTACTACACCTGATCCATTATTCCTTTTCACAGAAGATGTTAAGTCTGCTGCACTTTCTTTCACGTTCGACTACTTAAGCAAGTGGTCTGCAACAGCGTCGTACAGTGCATTCTGGGGCGGTATTGGTACAACCAACGCGCTTTCAGACAGAGACTTCATTTCATTTAACATCAAATACGCAATCTAA